In a genomic window of Erinaceus europaeus chromosome 12, mEriEur2.1, whole genome shotgun sequence:
- the LOC103113727 gene encoding C-type lectin domain family 10 member A-like isoform X2, whose product MPPPQSLLKYLCSGLRPVLLSLGLSLLLLVGICVIGSQNFKSQRDMVTMRAEFNNFSSNTTATVQALRSQGDNMQETITSLGTEMEKHKQEIQAARGLNDKVLLLETQLEKQHQELKAGYLDVFQLAQRLMTDLKSLRCEVTALKSNGSKTSCCPLNWLEFEGSCYWFSRSGKPWAEAEKYCQLEDSHLVVINSKDEQDFVQKHIGSSYTWMGLSDPEGVWKWVDGTDYETNFKNWRPGQPDDWHGHGLGGGEDCAHFHPDGKWNDDVCQRLYQWACETSQGKPS is encoded by the exons ATGCCtcctccccagtccctcctgAAGTATCTCTGCTCTGGCCTCCGTCCAGTCCTGCTGTCCCTGGGCCTCAGCCTCCTCCTGCTGGTCGGCATCTGTGTGATTGGATCCCAAA ATTTCAAGTCTCAGAGGGACATGGTGACTATGAGAGCAGAGTTCAACAATTTCTCATCAAACACCACGGCCACTgtccaggctctgaggtcccagg GTGACAATATGCAAGAAACCATAACATCACTGGGAACTGAGATGGAGAAACACAAGCAGGAAATACAAGCAG CCCGCGGCTTGAATGACAAGGTGCTTTTACTGGAGACCCAGCTGGAGAAACAACACCAGGAACTGAAAGCAG GTTATTTGGATGTGTTTCAGCTGGCTCAGCGGCTAATGACAGACCTGAAATCCCTGAGGTGCGAGGTTACTGCTCTCAAGAGCAATG GCTCCAAAACTTCCTGCTGTCCCCTTAACTGGCTGGAGTTTGAAGGCAGCTGCTACTGGTTCTCTCGCTCTGGCAAGCCCTGGGCTGAGGCTGAGAAGTACTGCCAGCTGGAGGACTCCCACCTGGTGGTCATCAACTCCAAGGATGAGCAG GATTTTGTCCAGAAACATATAGGCTCCTCATACACTTGGATGGGCCTCAGTGATCCCGAAGGAGTCTGGAAATGGGTGGATGGGACTGACTATGAGACCAACTTCAA GAACTGGAGACCAGGGCAGCCAGATGACTGGCATGGGCATGGACTGGGTGGAGGAGAGGATTGTGCCCACTTCCATCCTGATGGCAAATGGAATGATGATGTCTGTCAACGGCTTTACCAGTGGGCCTGTGAGACCAGCCAGGGAAAACCCAGCTAG
- the LOC103113717 gene encoding C-type lectin domain family 10 member A-like, giving the protein MPPPQSLLKYLCSGLRPVLLSLGLSLLLLVGICVIGSQNFKSQRDMVTMRAEFNNFSSNTTATVQALRSQGDNMQETITSLGTEMEKHKQEIQIARSLNELILLVQKELNKDQQEFKQGYPEMLQLVHWLVTDLKSLTCEVIALKSNGSKTSCCPLNWLEFEGSCYWFSRSGKPWAEAEKYCQLEDSHLVVINSKDEQNFVQKHIGFFYNTWIGLSDSDGDWKWVDGTDYETNFKNLTPGQPDNLQGHILGIGENCTYIHSNGKWNDDICERLYQWACETSVGKAS; this is encoded by the exons ATGCCtcctccccagtccctcctgAAGTATCTCTGCTCTGGCCTCCGTCCAGTCCTGCTGTCCCTGGGCCTCAGCCTCCTCCTGCTGGTCGGCATCTGTGTGATTGGATCCCAAA ATTTCAAGTCTCAGAGGGACATGGTGACTATGAGAGCAGAGTTCAACAATTTCTCATCAAACACCACGGCCACTgtccaggctctgaggtcccagg GTGACAATATGCAAGAAACCATAACATCACTGGGAACTGAGATGGAGAAAcacaagcaggaaatacaaatag CCCGCAGCTTGAATGAGTTGATACTTCTCGTGCAGAAGGAGCTGAACAAAGATCAGCAGGAATTCAAACAAG GTTATCCAGAGATGCTTCAACTGGTGCACTGGCTGGTGACAGACCTGAAATCCCTGACGTGTGAGGTTATTGCTCTCAAGAGCAATG gcTCCAAAACTTCCTGCTGTCCCCTTAACTGGCTGGAGTTTGAAGGCAGCTGCTACTGGTTCTCTCGCTCTGGCAAGCCCTGGGCTGAGGCTGAGAAGTACTGCCAGCTGGAGGACTCCCACCTGGTGGTCATCAACTCCAAGGATGAGCAG aATTTTGTCCAGAAACACATCGGCTTCTTTTATAACACCTGGATAGGCCTCAGTGATTCTGATGGAGACTGGAAATGGGTGGATGGGACTGACTATGAGACCAACTTCAA gAACTTGACACCGGGGCAGCCCGACAACTTGCAAGGTCACATTCTGGGCATAGGCGAGAACTGTACCTACATCCATTCCAATGGCAAGTGGAATGATGATATCTGTGAGAGGCTCTATCAGTGGGCCTGTGAGACCAGCGTGGGCAAAGCCAGCTAG
- the LOC103113727 gene encoding C-type lectin domain family 10 member A-like isoform X1 codes for MSMKYENFQSSESENKSQCFGNGMPPPQSLLKYLCSGLRPVLLSLGLSLLLLVGICVIGSQNFKSQRDMVTMRAEFNNFSSNTTATVQALRSQGDNMQETITSLGTEMEKHKQEIQAARGLNDKVLLLETQLEKQHQELKAGYLDVFQLAQRLMTDLKSLRCEVTALKSNGSKTSCCPLNWLEFEGSCYWFSRSGKPWAEAEKYCQLEDSHLVVINSKDEQDFVQKHIGSSYTWMGLSDPEGVWKWVDGTDYETNFKNWRPGQPDDWHGHGLGGGEDCAHFHPDGKWNDDVCQRLYQWACETSQGKPS; via the exons ATGTCCATGAAGTATGAGAACTTCCAGAGCTCAGAGAGTGAGAATAAAAGCCAGTGCTTTGGAAATG GGATGCCtcctccccagtccctcctgAAGTATCTCTGCTCTGGCCTCCGTCCAGTCCTGCTGTCCCTGGGCCTCAGCCTCCTCCTGCTGGTCGGCATCTGTGTGATTGGATCCCAAA ATTTCAAGTCTCAGAGGGACATGGTGACTATGAGAGCAGAGTTCAACAATTTCTCATCAAACACCACGGCCACTgtccaggctctgaggtcccagg GTGACAATATGCAAGAAACCATAACATCACTGGGAACTGAGATGGAGAAACACAAGCAGGAAATACAAGCAG CCCGCGGCTTGAATGACAAGGTGCTTTTACTGGAGACCCAGCTGGAGAAACAACACCAGGAACTGAAAGCAG GTTATTTGGATGTGTTTCAGCTGGCTCAGCGGCTAATGACAGACCTGAAATCCCTGAGGTGCGAGGTTACTGCTCTCAAGAGCAATG GCTCCAAAACTTCCTGCTGTCCCCTTAACTGGCTGGAGTTTGAAGGCAGCTGCTACTGGTTCTCTCGCTCTGGCAAGCCCTGGGCTGAGGCTGAGAAGTACTGCCAGCTGGAGGACTCCCACCTGGTGGTCATCAACTCCAAGGATGAGCAG GATTTTGTCCAGAAACATATAGGCTCCTCATACACTTGGATGGGCCTCAGTGATCCCGAAGGAGTCTGGAAATGGGTGGATGGGACTGACTATGAGACCAACTTCAA GAACTGGAGACCAGGGCAGCCAGATGACTGGCATGGGCATGGACTGGGTGGAGGAGAGGATTGTGCCCACTTCCATCCTGATGGCAAATGGAATGATGATGTCTGTCAACGGCTTTACCAGTGGGCCTGTGAGACCAGCCAGGGAAAACCCAGCTAG